One genomic window of Staphylococcus hsinchuensis includes the following:
- a CDS encoding DMT family transporter encodes MQWLKVIFAGFIEIIWVTGINTANSWWSWLFVLFVIALSFYLMISACKHLPVGTVYAVFVGIGAVGTVIVDIVFFGESFNIIKISLIILLVIGIMGLKLATEEGDE; translated from the coding sequence ATGCAATGGCTTAAAGTGATCTTCGCTGGTTTTATTGAGATAATTTGGGTTACAGGAATTAACACTGCAAATTCATGGTGGAGTTGGTTATTTGTCTTATTCGTAATTGCTTTAAGCTTTTACCTAATGATTTCTGCATGTAAACACCTCCCTGTAGGCACAGTATATGCTGTATTTGTAGGGATTGGTGCAGTAGGTACAGTCATTGTTGATATCGTCTTTTTTGGTGAGTCTTTCAATATCATTAAAATATCACTTATCATCCTGCTCGTTATCGGTATTATGGGCTTAAAACTGGCCACTGAGGAGGGCGATGAATAA
- a CDS encoding DMT family transporter yields the protein MAWIILFVAGLMEVAGVVILNEITRTKKKWLVVLLAITFICSFTTLKIAMNDIPMGTAYAIWSGIGTAGGTLIGMIFYNESKDLKRIFFIALIIVSIIGLRLVK from the coding sequence ATGGCATGGATCATTCTCTTTGTAGCCGGCTTAATGGAAGTCGCTGGTGTCGTTATCTTAAATGAAATCACACGCACTAAAAAGAAATGGTTAGTTGTATTATTAGCAATCACTTTTATTTGTAGCTTTACTACTTTAAAAATTGCTATGAATGATATACCTATGGGGACGGCTTATGCAATTTGGAGTGGTATCGGTACAGCTGGTGGCACTTTAATTGGAATGATATTCTACAATGAATCGAAAGATCTAAAACGTATTTTCTTTATTGCGCTCATCATTGTTTCGATTATTGGTTTACGGTTAGTAAAATAA
- a CDS encoding 2-hydroxyacid dehydrogenase family protein — MVKVYIAGQIPEIGLKLLKDQGYEIEMFDGQGIIDKETLKQGVKDADVLVSLLSTQVDKEIIDAGKQLKIITNYGAGFNNVDVDYAREQQIDVTNTPKASTNSTAELTFALVLAVARRIPEGDKLCRTTGFDGWAPLFFRGREVSCKTIGIIGLGEIGSAVAKRARAFDMDVLYTGPHQKPEKENEIGAKYVDLETLLKHSDFVTINAAYTPELHHHIDAEQLQMMKSTSYLVNAARGPIVNEAALVEALKNKEIEGAALDVYEFEPEITDALKSLDNVVLTPHIGNATFESRDMMSKIVANDAIRKMNDQQPKYVVN; from the coding sequence ATGGTAAAGGTTTATATTGCAGGTCAAATCCCTGAAATCGGCTTAAAATTATTAAAAGATCAGGGTTATGAAATAGAAATGTTCGATGGACAAGGCATTATCGATAAAGAAACTTTAAAACAAGGTGTCAAAGATGCAGATGTACTCGTAAGTCTTCTTTCAACCCAAGTAGATAAAGAAATCATTGATGCCGGTAAACAATTGAAGATTATTACAAATTATGGTGCCGGGTTCAATAACGTAGATGTTGATTACGCACGTGAACAACAAATAGATGTAACAAACACACCTAAAGCTTCTACAAACTCTACAGCTGAACTCACATTTGCTTTAGTTCTCGCAGTAGCTAGACGTATTCCTGAAGGTGACAAACTATGTCGCACGACAGGCTTTGATGGTTGGGCCCCATTATTCTTTAGAGGGCGAGAAGTTTCTTGTAAAACAATTGGAATCATCGGTCTAGGTGAGATTGGTAGTGCCGTAGCAAAACGTGCAAGAGCGTTTGATATGGATGTGTTATACACAGGTCCACATCAAAAACCTGAAAAAGAAAACGAAATTGGTGCTAAATATGTGGACTTAGAAACTTTATTAAAGCATTCTGACTTTGTCACTATCAATGCTGCTTATACACCTGAACTTCACCATCATATTGATGCTGAACAACTTCAAATGATGAAATCGACGAGTTATTTAGTCAATGCTGCACGTGGCCCAATCGTGAACGAAGCCGCATTAGTAGAAGCATTAAAAAATAAAGAAATCGAAGGCGCAGCACTTGATGTCTATGAATTTGAACCTGAGATTACAGACGCTTTAAAATCACTAGATAATGTAGTGCTGACACCACACATCGGTAATGCTACATTTGAATCCCGCGATATGATGTCTAAAATTGTGGCAAATGATGCTATTCGTAAAATGAATGATCAACAACCGAAATACGTAGTAAATTAA
- a CDS encoding FAD-dependent monooxygenase: MKIAIVGAGIGGLTAAALLIEQGHEVKVFEKNNKVSEVGAGIGIGGNVINKLNNHDLAKGLKNIGQIIDTLQVRDEKGKILSAVKLKDKTVNLTMLRQDLIETIQSYVPSSNIYLNHRINKLENSPLKVTLHFEEQQSEAFDLCIGADGIHSIARETLYPESKAEYQGYTVFRGLVEEAHLEDNNVAKEYWTSKGRVGIVPLLNNQVYWFISINAKADDKTLKGFGKPHLQARFNHFPNEVRQILDKQSETDILLHDIYDIKPLKSFVDQRVVLLGDAAHATTPNMGQGAGQAMEDAVVLANCLATYNFEEALQRYDNLRVKHTKKVITKSRSIGKIAQLQNRLIVAIRNKFIQLMPNSMIGKQTHFLYKTKSK, from the coding sequence ATGAAGATTGCGATAGTCGGCGCAGGAATAGGTGGACTTACGGCAGCAGCACTACTAATTGAACAAGGCCATGAGGTCAAAGTATTCGAAAAAAATAATAAGGTTTCAGAAGTTGGCGCAGGTATTGGAATAGGTGGCAATGTTATTAACAAATTAAATAATCATGACCTCGCAAAAGGATTGAAAAATATTGGGCAAATCATCGATACGTTACAAGTACGTGATGAAAAAGGAAAAATATTGTCAGCTGTTAAACTTAAAGATAAAACAGTCAACCTTACGATGTTACGACAAGATCTTATCGAGACGATTCAATCGTATGTTCCAAGTTCAAATATTTATTTAAATCATCGCATTAATAAGTTAGAAAATAGCCCACTAAAAGTGACGTTACATTTTGAAGAACAACAATCAGAGGCATTTGATCTTTGTATTGGTGCAGATGGCATTCACTCTATAGCGAGAGAAACATTGTATCCAGAAAGCAAAGCAGAATATCAAGGTTATACTGTTTTCAGAGGTTTGGTTGAGGAGGCGCATTTAGAAGATAATAATGTAGCTAAAGAATACTGGACCTCTAAAGGAAGAGTAGGGATAGTACCACTATTAAATAATCAAGTGTATTGGTTTATTTCGATAAATGCTAAAGCTGATGATAAAACGCTTAAAGGATTTGGTAAACCTCATTTACAAGCACGTTTTAACCACTTCCCAAATGAAGTGAGACAAATATTAGATAAACAAAGTGAAACAGATATTTTGTTACATGATATTTACGATATCAAACCATTGAAGTCTTTTGTTGATCAACGTGTTGTATTACTTGGAGATGCAGCACATGCGACGACACCAAATATGGGTCAAGGTGCAGGCCAAGCAATGGAAGATGCTGTTGTGTTAGCGAATTGTCTAGCTACTTATAACTTTGAAGAAGCTTTACAACGTTATGATAACTTACGCGTAAAGCACACGAAAAAGGTAATTACTAAGTCTCGTTCAATTGGTAAAATAGCACAACTTCAAAACCGTTTAATCGTTGCGATTCGTAATAAATTTATTCAATTGATGCCAAATTCTATGATAGGAAAACAGACGCATTTCTTATATAAGACAAAATCTAAATAA
- a CDS encoding N-acetylglucosaminidase, producing the protein MNEITKRKLTLTFLAIIILTFVVLLIINETNLFNKQQTHSFEDAANRQVSKGTLNVKEKDGRFVNASKSEVKKAMTVNSDEDNLNHMDVSEKVSISESELNDILKDKGILKNKAKTFLKAQDKYEVNVIYLVSHALVETGNGKSQLAQGLKNGKKKYYNFYGIGAFDKNAVKTGSSYAKKQQWDSPEKAIMGGAKFVRKHYFDNYQLSLYQMRWNPKSPGKHQYASDINWDRRIAHFMKHYYKQLGIKKDHVNKDYYL; encoded by the coding sequence ATGAATGAAATCACAAAGCGCAAATTAACACTGACGTTTTTGGCAATCATCATACTAACATTTGTAGTTTTACTGATTATAAATGAAACGAACTTGTTTAATAAACAACAAACACATTCATTTGAAGATGCGGCGAACCGACAAGTTAGTAAAGGTACTTTAAATGTTAAAGAAAAAGACGGTCGTTTTGTTAATGCTTCAAAATCTGAAGTGAAAAAAGCCATGACGGTTAACAGTGATGAAGATAATTTAAATCATATGGATGTTTCTGAAAAGGTTTCTATTTCTGAATCAGAACTCAATGATATATTAAAAGATAAAGGTATTCTAAAAAATAAAGCTAAAACATTTCTTAAAGCACAAGATAAATACGAAGTGAATGTTATTTATCTTGTCAGTCATGCTTTAGTTGAAACAGGGAATGGTAAATCACAATTAGCACAAGGCCTCAAGAATGGCAAGAAAAAATACTATAACTTTTACGGTATTGGCGCTTTTGATAAAAATGCAGTGAAAACAGGTAGTAGTTATGCTAAGAAACAGCAGTGGGACTCACCTGAAAAGGCTATTATGGGCGGTGCAAAGTTTGTAAGAAAACATTATTTTGATAATTACCAATTATCACTTTATCAGATGCGTTGGAACCCTAAATCACCTGGCAAACATCAATATGCGAGTGACATCAATTGGGATCGACGCATTGCACATTTTATGAAACATTATTATAAGCAATTAGGTATTAAAAAAGATCACGTGAATAAAGATTATTATTTATAA
- a CDS encoding DUF1641 domain-containing protein produces MAERITKIKKQEKTEAEIKQESLAEVTDAIAENKDSILKAINLISTLDDAKILDALTGAVNSRGVIANKFSVELNKEQYTGLISNMASLVFLLGDLDVDDLSELLNKVNKGLHVANQANPNQKTSMTGLMRILKDDEMNRSLTYMLNMLKGMSR; encoded by the coding sequence ATGGCTGAAAGAATAACTAAGATTAAAAAACAAGAAAAAACTGAAGCGGAAATTAAGCAAGAATCTTTAGCGGAAGTAACTGATGCAATTGCTGAAAATAAAGATAGTATACTAAAAGCGATTAACTTAATTAGCACATTAGATGACGCAAAAATATTAGACGCTTTAACAGGTGCAGTTAATAGTAGAGGCGTTATTGCGAATAAGTTCTCTGTAGAATTAAATAAAGAACAATATACAGGACTAATTTCTAACATGGCTTCACTCGTATTCTTATTAGGAGATTTAGATGTAGACGATTTATCTGAACTGTTGAACAAAGTAAACAAAGGTCTTCACGTAGCCAATCAAGCAAATCCTAACCAAAAGACTTCTATGACCGGATTGATGCGTATCCTTAAAGATGATGAAATGAATCGTAGTTTAACTTATATGTTGAATATGTTAAAAGGCATGTCTAGATAA